The proteins below are encoded in one region of Apium graveolens cultivar Ventura chromosome 4, ASM990537v1, whole genome shotgun sequence:
- the LOC141721511 gene encoding caffeic acid 3-O-methyltransferase-like isoform X3 — MTGCMHSSYPFRLFYSVLKCELNELANGQVERRYGVTNVCKFLTENADGVSMAPLTLLNMDKIMMESWYYLKDAVVDRGLPFDKAFGMNVYDYSGTDPRFNKVFNQAMKNHSTIIIKKILEKYDGFKGLGTLVDVGGGTGATLSSIISKHPTIKGINFDLPHVVEDAPSYNTGVEHIGGDMFTSVPKGDAIFLKWICHNWSDEECLRFLTNCYQALADEGKVVVAESILPEQPETSLVTKTVLQLDAYMLIDIPGGRERTEKEFEALAKRAGFKRFNKLCCAFNI; from the exons ATGACCGGATGCATGCATAGTAGCTATCCTTTCCGGCTATTCTACTCTGTTCTTAAATGTGAGCTTAATGAGCTAGCCAATGGTCAAGTTGAGCGAAGATATGGAGTAACGAATGTTTGCAAATTTTTGACAGAAAATGCAGATGGAGTCTCCATGGCACCACTTACGCTCCTGAATATGGATAAGATTATGATGGAAAGCTG GTACTACTTGAAAGATGCGGTTGTGGACCGCGGACTTCCATTTGACAAGGCATTTGGAATGAATGTATATGATTATAGTGGCACAGATCCTCGATTCAATAAGGTATTCAACCAGGCTATGAAAAATCATTCTACCATTATCATCAAAAAGATCCTTGAGAAATACGATGGTTTCAAAGGTCTCGGGACTTTAGTTGATGTTGGTGGTGGTACCGGGGCTACCCTTAGTTCAATTATCTCCAAGCACCCTACAATTAAAGGAATCAATTTCGATCTCCCTCACGTTGTTGAAGATGCTCCATCTTATAATACTG GTGTGGAACATATTGGAGGGGACATGTTTACTAGCGTGCCAAAGGGAGATGCCATATTCTTGAAG TGGATATGTCATAACTGGAGTGATGAAGAGTGTTTGAGATTCTTGACAAATTGTTACCAAGCACTCGCGGATGAGGGAAAGGTAGTTGTTGCAGAGTCTATTCTTCCGGAGCAACCTGAAACTTCACTTGTTACTAAGACTGTCCTTCAGTTAGACGCCTATATGTTGATAGATATTCCTGGTGGAAGAGAAAGGACTGAAAAAGAGTTTGAGGCATTAGCTAAACGTGCAGGATTCAAACGTTTCAACAAGCTGTGCTGTGCTTTTAATATTTGA
- the LOC141721511 gene encoding caffeic acid 3-O-methyltransferase-like isoform X1 — MTGCMHSSYPFRLFYSVLKCELNELANGQVERRYGVTNVCKFLTENADGVSMAPLTLLNMDKIMMESWYYLKDAVVDRGLPFDKAFGMNVYDYSGTDPRFNKVFNQAMKNHSTIIIKKILEKYDGFKGLGTLVDVGGGTGATLSSIISKHPTIKGINFDLPHVVEDAPSYNTGVEHVGGDMFASVPTGDAIFLKLGGTETHSSPLSSAPDGGIKMTEILEAGTILLCSRYRVHY, encoded by the exons ATGACCGGATGCATGCATAGTAGCTATCCTTTCCGGCTATTCTACTCTGTTCTTAAATGTGAGCTTAATGAGCTAGCCAATGGTCAAGTTGAGCGAAGATATGGAGTAACGAATGTTTGCAAATTTTTGACAGAAAATGCAGATGGAGTCTCCATGGCACCACTTACGCTCCTGAATATGGATAAGATTATGATGGAAAGCTG GTACTACTTGAAAGATGCGGTTGTGGACCGCGGACTTCCATTTGACAAGGCATTTGGAATGAATGTATATGATTATAGTGGCACAGATCCTCGATTCAATAAGGTATTCAACCAGGCTATGAAAAATCATTCTACCATTATCATCAAAAAGATCCTTGAGAAATACGATGGTTTCAAAGGTCTCGGGACTTTAGTTGATGTTGGTGGTGGTACCGGGGCTACCCTTAGTTCAATTATCTCCAAGCACCCTACAATTAAAGGAATCAATTTCGATCTCCCTCACGTTGTTGAAGATGCTCCATCTTATAATACTG GCGTGGAACACGTTGGAGGGGATATGTTTGCTAGTGTGCCAACTGGGGATGCCATATTTTTGAAG TTGGGAGGGACCGAGACTCACTCCAGTCCCCTTAGTTCCGCCCCTGATGGAGGTATCAAAATGACGGAAATTTTGGAAGCTGGAACCATCTTACTATGCTCTAGATACCGAGTACATTACTAA
- the LOC141721511 gene encoding caffeic acid 3-O-methyltransferase-like isoform X2 — MTGCMHSSYPFRLFYSVLKCELNELANGQVERRYGVTNVCKFLTENADGVSMAPLTLLNMDKIMMESWYYLKDAVVDRGLPFDKAFGMNVYDYSGTDPRFNKVFNQAMKNHSTIIIKKILEKYDGFKGLGTLVDVGGGTGATLSSIISKHPTIKGINFDLPHVVEDAPSYNTGVEHVGGDMFASVPTGDAIFLKWICHNWSDLDVSSALSSLSCYCSY; from the exons ATGACCGGATGCATGCATAGTAGCTATCCTTTCCGGCTATTCTACTCTGTTCTTAAATGTGAGCTTAATGAGCTAGCCAATGGTCAAGTTGAGCGAAGATATGGAGTAACGAATGTTTGCAAATTTTTGACAGAAAATGCAGATGGAGTCTCCATGGCACCACTTACGCTCCTGAATATGGATAAGATTATGATGGAAAGCTG GTACTACTTGAAAGATGCGGTTGTGGACCGCGGACTTCCATTTGACAAGGCATTTGGAATGAATGTATATGATTATAGTGGCACAGATCCTCGATTCAATAAGGTATTCAACCAGGCTATGAAAAATCATTCTACCATTATCATCAAAAAGATCCTTGAGAAATACGATGGTTTCAAAGGTCTCGGGACTTTAGTTGATGTTGGTGGTGGTACCGGGGCTACCCTTAGTTCAATTATCTCCAAGCACCCTACAATTAAAGGAATCAATTTCGATCTCCCTCACGTTGTTGAAGATGCTCCATCTTATAATACTG GCGTGGAACACGTTGGAGGGGATATGTTTGCTAGTGTGCCAACTGGGGATGCCATATTTTTGAAG TGGATATGTCATAATTGGAGCGACCTGGATGTGTCAAGTGCTCTGTCATCTCTATCATGCTATTGCTcatattaa